The genomic window GAGGCCTACCCCATCCTGAAAAGGGTCTTTTGCGAATGCCGTTTCTGGAGCTCCGATACTCTTCATTAGTGGGCCGTAAAGGGAATAGTCCGCAGCGGAATAATAACTGGCGAGCCCTTCCAAATCTCGGTCTGCATCTTTATCAAGCCCCATTTTACTAGCCATTTTAAAGGCTAAGTAATAATTATACAGATATCCCTTTATCTGAATGGAACGATTCGCTAGCGCATATGCACTATCCATAGGTTTGTTTTCATTCAATGCCTCCTGCATAAGAAGGTAGGCATTCAGCGAGTAGTACACCATTCTTTTATACTCCTCTATTGTTGCATTAATACGGTAGAACTCCATGAATTTTTTAGGATCGAATGAAATTCTTTCAGTATGTGAGGCATCAAATACAGGAGAATTAGGATATCCAAACGTGATAAGCGAACCATCTGCATTAAAAAAATAAGGGCATGGAATACCTCGGCATTTCAGGATTTGCGCAATATCTCTCGTAGCGGGGTCATTAGTGTATGCTTTATAGCAGAGGTAATCCCTGTTTAACGCCGAACGGCTAGACTCCTCGGCGTCCAGCTTCGCAGAAAAGGCTTTGCATCGCCTACAGGAGGTGTCGGCCACAAGGATGAACACTTTCTTTCCTTGCTTACGGGCCTTCAAGAATACATCAGTCAAACTGCCTTCCATATAGTGAACCTTCTTTGATCCACAGGACATCAAAAGCAGTAGCGTTAGGGAAAAATACAAGGAATGAAAGAGTAGTTTCATGGCTAGGTAATATTGGTTTGGGCTTTTCAAAATTAGATTTCCTAGCCATACTTCATAATTTTCGAATGCTACTTTTAGCCAAATGGGGGCCTGAAAAAGAATTCAGCCCTTTTTACAAAG from Chitinophaga parva includes these protein-coding regions:
- a CDS encoding DUF1573 domain-containing protein yields the protein MKLLFHSLYFSLTLLLLMSCGSKKVHYMEGSLTDVFLKARKQGKKVFILVADTSCRRCKAFSAKLDAEESSRSALNRDYLCYKAYTNDPATRDIAQILKCRGIPCPYFFNADGSLITFGYPNSPVFDASHTERISFDPKKFMEFYRINATIEEYKRMVYYSLNAYLLMQEALNENKPMDSAYALANRSIQIKGYLYNYYLAFKMASKMGLDKDADRDLEGLASYYSAADYSLYGPLMKSIGAPETAFAKDPFQDGVGLYFKNTIVVQNVKAGRDLEFTFPFQNLGASTVKVNDAEHPCSCIKLDWTRTPVAVEDTGSIRGVFHAEGMGHFSKEIYVHLDSKDHPMLILTLEGDII